A stretch of the Methylacidiphilum caldifontis genome encodes the following:
- a CDS encoding citrate synthase/methylcitrate synthase, with the protein MTETIKGGLEGIIAGKTSISTVGKEGLDLTYRGYSIHDLAKKATFEEVVFLLLYNKLPTKSQLNTFIDQLASLRELPSSLQSVLKLIPKETNPMDVLRTGCSMLGTLEPEEGGRTQEDIAKRLLAVLPSMLLYWYQYHKGKGSIETTSESEKTIASHLLHLLYGHPANADQIRALDVALILHAEHEFNASTFTCRVITSTLSDFYSAITGGICALRGPLHGGADEAAMEQIGKFQSVEEAEQGVKAMLSKKEKIMGFGHRVYKYGDPRSDIIKEWAKNLSVKPQYKVLFSIAEKIEEVMFKEKHLYPNVDFYSALTYHFLGIPTLLFTPLFVISRTAGWCAHIFEQRANNRLIRPIAEYVGPLPMPFIPIEERTL; encoded by the coding sequence ATGACTGAAACCATTAAAGGAGGACTTGAGGGAATTATAGCCGGTAAAACTTCTATAAGTACAGTGGGTAAAGAGGGATTAGATTTGACCTACAGAGGGTATTCTATCCATGACCTGGCAAAAAAAGCCACATTTGAAGAAGTCGTTTTTCTTTTGCTCTACAACAAACTTCCGACGAAAAGCCAACTGAATACCTTTATCGACCAACTTGCCTCTTTAAGAGAACTCCCTTCTTCCCTCCAATCCGTTCTTAAGTTGATTCCTAAAGAAACAAATCCAATGGATGTTTTAAGAACAGGTTGTTCCATGCTCGGTACCTTGGAACCTGAAGAAGGCGGTAGAACCCAAGAAGATATTGCCAAAAGACTGCTGGCTGTACTGCCTTCTATGCTTTTGTACTGGTATCAGTATCATAAAGGAAAAGGATCGATTGAAACAACATCAGAAAGCGAAAAAACAATAGCCTCTCATCTTTTGCATCTTTTGTATGGCCATCCTGCCAATGCTGACCAAATACGAGCGTTGGACGTCGCTTTAATTCTTCATGCCGAACATGAATTTAACGCTTCAACATTCACCTGCAGAGTCATCACATCTACCCTTTCTGATTTTTATTCCGCCATTACAGGGGGAATTTGTGCCCTCAGAGGGCCCTTGCATGGGGGTGCAGACGAAGCTGCCATGGAACAGATTGGCAAATTTCAATCAGTGGAAGAAGCTGAACAGGGAGTCAAAGCAATGCTTTCTAAAAAAGAAAAAATTATGGGTTTTGGCCATAGAGTATACAAGTATGGAGACCCCCGTTCAGACATTATCAAGGAATGGGCTAAAAATCTATCTGTTAAGCCTCAATATAAAGTTTTATTTTCAATCGCAGAAAAAATAGAAGAAGTCATGTTTAAAGAGAAGCATCTCTATCCCAATGTAGACTTTTATAGCGCCCTCACCTATCATTTCTTGGGCATTCCCACTCTATTATTCACTCCTCTTTTTGTTATTTCTCGAACTGCTGGATGGTGTGCTCATATTTTCGAACAGAGAGCAAATAACCGCCTGATCAGGCCCATCGCAGAGTATGTAGGGCCTTTACCTATGCCCTTTATTCCGATAGAGGAAAGAACCCTTTAA
- a CDS encoding polysaccharide deacetylase family protein has translation MHRRDFFKKVVFSFAGFAIGQSLQQTIAQQLQTNPTGTPHPLTNPKNPLDIEVPFVHNGPGFGRRVAITFDDGPVPITTEMVLKALESRKIPATFFMLGEHVKAYPSLAREVHSAGHEIGNHTFNHPQLSKLPDALVEQQIRVTQDLIVDATGTRPVWLRPPYGAFKRSQAHIAYKLKLGVALWNVDTRDWTKPGIRKILEIIEKETRPGSIILLHDIHKETAQNTGRILDFLLEKEYEFSTISGFIGNPYVHESVPS, from the coding sequence ATGCATAGAAGAGATTTTTTTAAAAAAGTTGTTTTTTCTTTTGCCGGTTTTGCTATAGGACAATCTTTACAACAGACTATTGCTCAACAGCTTCAAACAAATCCAACCGGAACTCCTCATCCCTTAACTAACCCAAAAAACCCCTTGGATATAGAGGTTCCTTTTGTTCATAATGGGCCTGGTTTTGGCCGAAGAGTTGCCATTACTTTTGACGATGGCCCTGTCCCAATAACAACTGAAATGGTTTTAAAGGCATTAGAGAGCAGAAAAATCCCCGCTACTTTTTTCATGTTGGGTGAACACGTTAAAGCTTACCCTTCCTTGGCTAGGGAAGTCCATTCTGCAGGTCATGAAATTGGCAATCATACATTTAATCATCCCCAACTTTCTAAATTGCCTGATGCCTTGGTAGAACAACAGATCCGTGTTACACAGGATCTTATTGTGGATGCTACAGGAACTCGTCCTGTCTGGTTGAGACCTCCTTATGGGGCATTTAAAAGATCTCAAGCGCATATTGCTTATAAATTAAAACTGGGAGTTGCTCTCTGGAATGTGGATACGAGAGACTGGACAAAACCTGGAATTCGAAAAATTCTTGAAATTATAGAAAAAGAAACCCGTCCTGGTTCAATCATTCTTTTGCATGATATTCATAAAGAGACGGCTCAAAATACAGGACGAATTCTAGATTTTCTCTTGGAAAAGGAATATGAATTTTCCACCATTTCTGGGTTCATAGGCAACCCCTACGTTCACGAAAGTGTCCCTTCTTGA